One genomic segment of Homo sapiens chromosome 14, GRCh38.p14 Primary Assembly includes these proteins:
- the DICER1 gene encoding endoribonuclease Dicer isoform 11 (isoform 11 is encoded by transcript variant 29) has product MKSPALQPLSMAGLQLMTPASSPMGPFFGLPWQQEAIHDNIYTPRKYQVELLEAALDHNTIVCLNTGSGKTFIAVLLTKELSYQIRGDFSRNGKRTVFLVNSANQVAQQVSAVRTHSDLKVGEYSNLEVNASWTKERWNQEFTKHQVLIMTCYVALNVLKNGYLSLSDINLLVFDECHLAILDHPYREIMKLCENCPSCPRILGLTASILNGKCDPEELEEKIQKLEKILKSNAETATDLVVLDRYTSQPCEIVVDCGPFTDRSGLYERLLMELEEALNFINDCNISVHSKERDSTLISKQILSDCRAVLVVLGPWCADKVAGMMVRELQKYIKHEQEELHRKFLLFTDTFLRKIHALCEEHFSPASLDLKFVTPKVIKLLEILRKYKPYERQQFESVEWYNNRNQDNYVSWSDSEDDDEDEEIEEKEKPETNFPSPFTNILCGIIFVERRYTAVVLNSHSLL; this is encoded by the exons ATGAAAAGCCCTGCTTTGCAACCCCTCAGCATGGCAGGCCTGCAGCTCATGACCCCTGCTTCCTCACCAATGGGTCCTTTCTTTGGACTGCCATGGCAACAAGAAGCAATTCATGATAACATTTATACGCCAAGAAAATATCAG GTTGAACTGCTTGAAGCAGCTCTGGATCATAATACCATCGTCTGTTTAAACACTGGCTCAGGGAAGACATTTATTGCAGTACTACTCACTAAAGAGCTGTCCTATCAGATCAGGGGAGACTTCagcagaaatggaaaaaggacGGTGTTCTTGGTCAACTCtg CAAACCAGGTTGCTCAACAAGTGTCAGCTGTCAGAACTCATTCAGATCTCAAGGTTGGGGAATACTCAAACCTAGAAGTAAATGCATCTTGGACAAAAGAGAGATGGAACCAAGAGTTTACTAAGCACCAG gttctcaTTATGACTTGCTATGTCGCCTTGAATGTTTTGAAAAATGGTTACTTATCACTGTCAGACATTAACCTTTTGGTGTTTGATGAGTGTCATCTTGCAATCCTAGACCACCCCTATCGAGAAATTATGAAG CTCTGTGAAAATTGTCCATCATGTCCTCGCATTTTGGGACTAACTGCTTCCATTTTAAATGGGAAATGTGATCCAGAGGAATTGGAAGAAAAGATTCAGAAACTAGAGAAAATTCTTAAGAGTAATGCTGAAACTGCAACTGACCTGGTGGTCTTAGACAG GTATACTTCTCAGCCATGTGAGATTGTGGTGGATTGTGGACCATTTACTGACAGAAGTGGGCTTTATGAAAGACTGCTGATGGAATTAGAAGAAGCACTTAATTTTATCAATGATTGTAATATATCTGTACATTCAAAAGAAAGAGATTCTACTTTAATTTCGAAACAG atactatCAGACTGTCGTGCCGTATTGGTAGTTCTGGGACCCTGGTGTGCAGATAAAGTAGCTGGAATGATGGTAAGAGAACTACAGAAATACATCAAACATGAGCAAGAGGAGCTGCACaggaaatttttattgtttacagACACTTTCCTAAGGAAAATACATGCACTATGTGAAGAGCACTTCTCACCTGCCTCACTTGACCTGAAATTTGTAACTCCTAAAGTAATCAAACTGCTCGAAATCTTACGCAAATATAAACCATATGAGCGACAGCAGTTTGAAAGCGTTGAGTGGTATAATAATAGAAATCAGGATAATTATGTGTCATGGAGTGATTCTGaggatgatgatgaggatgaagaaattgaagaaaaagagaagccagagacaaattttccttctccttttaccAACATTTTGTGCGGAATTATTTTTGTGGAAAGAAGATACACAGCAGTTGTCTTAAACAG tcATTCACTTTTATGA
- the DICER1 gene encoding endoribonuclease Dicer isoform 12 (isoform 12 is encoded by transcript variant 30) — translation MKSPALQPLSMAGLQLMTPASSPMGPFFGLPWQQEAIHDNIYTPRKYQVELLEAALDHNTIVCLNTGSGKTFIAVLLTKELSYQIRGDFSRNGKRTVFLVNSANQVAQQVSAVRTHSDLKVGEYSNLEVNASWTKERWNQEFTKHQVLIMTCYVALNVLKNGYLSLSDINLLVFDECHLAILDHPYREIMKLCENCPSCPRILGLTASILNGKCDPEELEEKIQKLEKILKSNAETATDLVVLDRYTSQPCEIVVDCGPFTDRSGLYERLLMELEEALNFINDCNISVHSKERDSTLISKQILSDCRAVLVVLGPWCADKVAGMMVRELQKYIKHEQEELHRKFLLFTDTFLRKIHALCEEHFSPASLDLKFVTPKVIKLLEILRKYKPYERQQFESVEWYNNRNQDNYVSWSDSEDDDEDEEIEEKEKPETNFPSPFTNILCGIIFVERRYTAVVLNR, via the exons ATGAAAAGCCCTGCTTTGCAACCCCTCAGCATGGCAGGCCTGCAGCTCATGACCCCTGCTTCCTCACCAATGGGTCCTTTCTTTGGACTGCCATGGCAACAAGAAGCAATTCATGATAACATTTATACGCCAAGAAAATATCAG GTTGAACTGCTTGAAGCAGCTCTGGATCATAATACCATCGTCTGTTTAAACACTGGCTCAGGGAAGACATTTATTGCAGTACTACTCACTAAAGAGCTGTCCTATCAGATCAGGGGAGACTTCagcagaaatggaaaaaggacGGTGTTCTTGGTCAACTCtg CAAACCAGGTTGCTCAACAAGTGTCAGCTGTCAGAACTCATTCAGATCTCAAGGTTGGGGAATACTCAAACCTAGAAGTAAATGCATCTTGGACAAAAGAGAGATGGAACCAAGAGTTTACTAAGCACCAG gttctcaTTATGACTTGCTATGTCGCCTTGAATGTTTTGAAAAATGGTTACTTATCACTGTCAGACATTAACCTTTTGGTGTTTGATGAGTGTCATCTTGCAATCCTAGACCACCCCTATCGAGAAATTATGAAG CTCTGTGAAAATTGTCCATCATGTCCTCGCATTTTGGGACTAACTGCTTCCATTTTAAATGGGAAATGTGATCCAGAGGAATTGGAAGAAAAGATTCAGAAACTAGAGAAAATTCTTAAGAGTAATGCTGAAACTGCAACTGACCTGGTGGTCTTAGACAG GTATACTTCTCAGCCATGTGAGATTGTGGTGGATTGTGGACCATTTACTGACAGAAGTGGGCTTTATGAAAGACTGCTGATGGAATTAGAAGAAGCACTTAATTTTATCAATGATTGTAATATATCTGTACATTCAAAAGAAAGAGATTCTACTTTAATTTCGAAACAG atactatCAGACTGTCGTGCCGTATTGGTAGTTCTGGGACCCTGGTGTGCAGATAAAGTAGCTGGAATGATGGTAAGAGAACTACAGAAATACATCAAACATGAGCAAGAGGAGCTGCACaggaaatttttattgtttacagACACTTTCCTAAGGAAAATACATGCACTATGTGAAGAGCACTTCTCACCTGCCTCACTTGACCTGAAATTTGTAACTCCTAAAGTAATCAAACTGCTCGAAATCTTACGCAAATATAAACCATATGAGCGACAGCAGTTTGAAAGCGTTGAGTGGTATAATAATAGAAATCAGGATAATTATGTGTCATGGAGTGATTCTGaggatgatgatgaggatgaagaaattgaagaaaaagagaagccagagacaaattttccttctccttttaccAACATTTTGTGCGGAATTATTTTTGTGGAAAGAAGATACACAGCAGTTGTCTTAAACAGGTAA